The following nucleotide sequence is from Nesterenkonia xinjiangensis.
GCGCGGGCGACTGGACTGACCCGGGTGACCACGTCGGCACTCGTGGGGGAGCTCGTCGATCGCGGGACGGTGGTGGAGAGGGGCCTGCGTGCGCCCTCCGGGCCCGGCAAGCCCGGGGTGCTGGTGGACTTGGATCGGGAGGGCCTCCAGGTCATCTCCCTCGACCTCTCGGGAGTCGACGCGTACCGGGGCGCCCTCATGGATCTCACGGGCAAGGTGCTGGCTCGTGAGGAGGAGCCACGCCGCAGCGGCGAGAGCAGCCGACAGGCTCAGGAGGCCGTGCTCGCGCTTGCGAGACGCCTGCGAGGGCGGGCCGACCGTCGGGTCCTCGGCGTCGGGGTGGGCTCTCCGGGCGTGATCTCTGACGAGGGGGTCGTGCTGGCGGCGCCCAACATCGGGTGGGAGGGGGTTCCGCTGCGGGACCTCCTGCAGCGAGACCTGGAGGATCCCGTGGTGGTCCGCAACGACGCCAATGCCGCGGCGTTGGCGGAGCACACCCTCGGAGACGCCGACCCGGATCTGTTCCTGGTGCGAGTCGGACGAGGGGTCGGCGGTGCGCTGATGGTCCGTGGAGAGCTCGTCGTCGGGCGGTACAACGCGGCGGGCGAGATCGGGCATGTGCCGGTCGGAGAGGGCGGCGGGCCCCCCTGCGCCTGTGGGAAGCGTGGATGCCTGGAGGCATGGATCTCCGTGCCGAGCCTGACCAGGCTTCTGCACGAAGCCGACCGTGACGGGGGGAGTGCGGAGGACGTCCTCAGCGAGGCAGGCACCCGCCTGGGCATCATGCTCGCCCCCATCGTCGGTGCCCTCAATCTCTCTGACGTGGTGCTGGCCGGACCGGCGGATCTCCTCGGGGGCCGATTCCTCGACGCAGCCCAGGAGGCGCTGCGCAGCCACATCCTGGGCCGGTTCCACACCCAGGTGCGGATCCGCCTTCCCGAACACAGCGATGACATCGTGCTCCGTGGTGGCCTGGTGATGGTCCTCGAGTCGGAGCTCGGCATCTCATGAACCTGGTGCAGGCCGCGGAGGACGCGCCGCCGTCGACGCTGCGGGTCGGGCTGGACATCGGAGGCACCAACACTGATGCTGTGGTCCTGGATGAACGTCAGCAGGTCATCGCCCAGGTCCGGATCAGCACGGAGCCGGGCGTCGAGGGAGTCCTGGAGACTGTGCGCGAGGTGCTGTCCGCCCTGCGGAGCCACACCGACGCCCGGGGTTTCCTCTCGATCGGGATCGGCATCCCAGGGCAGGTGGACCCCTCTGGATCGACCGTGCGCCACGCGTTGAACCTGGGGCTGTCGGATCTGAACCTCCGCGGCGTGCTGGAGGCGGAGCTCGGCGTTCCGGTGAGCATCGAGAACGACGTGAAGGCCGCTGCTCTCGGCGCCTATGCCCTGCGAGGATCCGGGTCTGAGACGCTCGGCTACCTGAACCTGGGAACGGGTGTGGCGGCCGCGGCGGTGCTGCGCGGCGAGATCTGGCGGGGTGCGAGCGGGGCCGCCGGAGAGATCGGGCACGCGTCCATCGACCCTGGGGGGCCGCGATGTGCCTGTGGGCAGCGGGGGTGCATCGAGGCCTTCGCCGGCGGAGGAGCGGTGGCCCGCCGGTGGCGGGGCGCAGGATCCGGTGCGGTCCACGAGGTGTTCGACGCGGCCGAGACGGGTGACCCGCACGCCCGGCGGCTGCGCGATGAGCTCGCTTGGGCCGTCGCCGCCGCCGTCCGGCTCATGGTGCTCTCTCTGGACGTGCCCGTCGTGGTGCTCGGCGGCGGGGTCGCAGGGATGGGGCCCCGTCTGCTGGATCGGGTCACCGGGGAGCTCATTCGCGAGGCGGACAGCTCGCCCTTCCTCAGATCGCTGCGTCTCGACGAGCGCGTGGAGATGCTGCCTCCGGGGTCCCAGGCGGCGTCGTGGGGTGCGGCCCTGGTCGGCAGACCCCGGACATGACGACGGCGCCCGCCCCGGTGATCACCGGGGCGGGCGCCGTCGTGAGATG
It contains:
- a CDS encoding ROK family transcriptional regulator, with the translated sequence MSSLASPHGALSRGARDARPVLPGHARIHNLALVQRELFHAGAMSRADLARATGLTRVTTSALVGELVDRGTVVERGLRAPSGPGKPGVLVDLDREGLQVISLDLSGVDAYRGALMDLTGKVLAREEEPRRSGESSRQAQEAVLALARRLRGRADRRVLGVGVGSPGVISDEGVVLAAPNIGWEGVPLRDLLQRDLEDPVVVRNDANAAALAEHTLGDADPDLFLVRVGRGVGGALMVRGELVVGRYNAAGEIGHVPVGEGGGPPCACGKRGCLEAWISVPSLTRLLHEADRDGGSAEDVLSEAGTRLGIMLAPIVGALNLSDVVLAGPADLLGGRFLDAAQEALRSHILGRFHTQVRIRLPEHSDDIVLRGGLVMVLESELGIS
- a CDS encoding ROK family protein, which codes for MNLVQAAEDAPPSTLRVGLDIGGTNTDAVVLDERQQVIAQVRISTEPGVEGVLETVREVLSALRSHTDARGFLSIGIGIPGQVDPSGSTVRHALNLGLSDLNLRGVLEAELGVPVSIENDVKAAALGAYALRGSGSETLGYLNLGTGVAAAAVLRGEIWRGASGAAGEIGHASIDPGGPRCACGQRGCIEAFAGGGAVARRWRGAGSGAVHEVFDAAETGDPHARRLRDELAWAVAAAVRLMVLSLDVPVVVLGGGVAGMGPRLLDRVTGELIREADSSPFLRSLRLDERVEMLPPGSQAASWGAALVGRPRT